One part of the Sphingobacterium sp. LZ7M1 genome encodes these proteins:
- a CDS encoding efflux RND transporter permease subunit: protein MFEKFIKRPVLSLVISIFITLLGLLALFTLPITQFPDIVPPSVVVTANYTGANAEVSTNAVAIPLEKAINGVAGMTYMSSVSTNNGNTLIQVFFEVGTDPDIAAVNVQNRVTTVLDELPEEVIKAGVTTEKEVNSMLMYLNLYTDDETADERFIYNFTDINILKELKRIEGVGFAQIMGMKDYAMRIWVKPDRLSAYSISTEELVAALRRQNIEAAPGQTGISSDKTVNMQQYVLRYPGKFTEISEYENIPIRANVDGSIIRIKDIADVEFGSLDYEMVSKTDGRPSASIMIKQLPGSNAQEVIQRVKDRMAELKDATFPPGMTYTMGYDVSRFLNASISSVLITLVEAFILVFLVVFIFLQDFRATIIPILAVPVCLIGSLFFMQMMGFSINLLTLFALVLAIGIVVDNGIVVVEAVYAKMEEEHLSPMEATLAAMDEVGSAVIAITLVMSAVFVPVAFLSGPVGIFYRQFSLTLAAAIVISGINALTLTPALCAIILRSPHDKKPSNNWLDRFFKGFNNVYNRISGGYKGLLSKIAGRRIITLLGLVIMFIATWGSAAILPSGFIPTEDQGMIYVAVTTPPGATVDRTEAVLNEVDKISRELEMVETVSILAGYSIVTEVSGASYGMGMINLKAWDERNESVDDVMKILREKTAHIADAEIEFFPPPTVPGFGNSSGFELRLLDRSGNEDLNQTNEVVNEFITKLEQDEVIESASTTFDVNFPQYMLKIDYDQAAKKGISVENSMNTLQTLLGSLYATNFIRYGQMYKVMVQSDAFARQRPEDVLNLYVKTEEGEMVPYSSFMTMERVYGPEQITRYNMFTSAMITGQAAPGFSSGQAIEAVERISAELPQGYAIEWSGMTREQKISGNQAAYIFLLCLVFVYLLLAAQYESFLLPLPVLLCLPAGLFGAFLFLKVFGLENNIYAQVSLVMLIGLLGKNAILIVEYANLKRKQGMDVLTASIEGAVARLRPILMTSFAFAAGLIPLMLANGAGAIGNRTIGSAAVGGMVIGTIIGVIVIPGLVVLFSKREKKKKIKQAAVAVAVLLFITSCSVPKATVQKDISPTLTGQADQVMKDSSSVGSLAWRNVFTDAQLISLIDSALINNLDVRQAIHRIEMAQANFKFRKSALYPSLDAAVEGGLRKYGHYTESGIGNYDSNFSDNLNDDEKIPEPFIPDYFVGVRSSWELDLWGKLRNRREAAFLNLMSESELKRLIETELISSIASSYYELMSLDEKIQVYEENIKLHERALEIIEAQKEAGRADELAVQQFKSLLSQSKANRAHAAQEILAYEHQINSLLGRVYQPIDRNSNGIGSNLLFQDLTVGNLDELLNNRLDIRKAGMDLQAGFHEMESTRLAFLPTVAISPYLGLQSFSFDKLFSLDKSVTYGLFGGITMPIFRQRELKSEYEKMKASYGISFLEYEKTVLNAVNEVSLALNTQDAIVARAMHVKDQVAALESSIGAAEELFIAGRVTYLDIITAQKGLIEAQVADVDINKEKMLNQVVLYKALGGGWQ, encoded by the coding sequence ATGTTTGAAAAATTTATTAAGAGGCCGGTGCTATCGCTGGTCATCTCGATCTTTATTACCCTTTTGGGTCTATTGGCATTGTTTACCTTGCCCATTACCCAATTCCCTGATATCGTTCCGCCATCAGTAGTTGTAACGGCTAACTATACCGGTGCAAATGCCGAAGTAAGTACCAATGCGGTAGCCATTCCGCTGGAAAAGGCAATCAATGGGGTAGCAGGAATGACTTATATGTCTTCGGTATCCACAAACAATGGTAATACCTTGATCCAAGTTTTCTTTGAAGTAGGTACTGACCCAGATATCGCTGCCGTAAACGTCCAGAACAGGGTGACCACCGTGCTCGATGAATTGCCTGAAGAGGTAATCAAGGCCGGGGTGACCACCGAAAAGGAAGTGAACAGTATGCTGATGTACCTGAACCTGTATACTGATGATGAAACTGCTGACGAACGCTTTATCTATAACTTTACCGATATCAATATCCTGAAGGAATTGAAACGTATCGAAGGTGTGGGCTTTGCGCAGATCATGGGTATGAAGGATTACGCCATGCGTATTTGGGTAAAACCCGACCGTCTTTCAGCGTATTCCATTTCAACAGAAGAATTAGTGGCGGCATTGCGTAGGCAGAATATTGAAGCTGCTCCGGGTCAGACCGGTATCAGTTCGGATAAAACCGTCAATATGCAGCAATACGTATTGCGCTATCCCGGTAAGTTCACCGAAATCAGCGAATATGAAAATATTCCGATCCGTGCCAATGTAGATGGTTCGATTATCCGTATCAAGGATATCGCCGATGTGGAATTTGGTTCCCTGGATTATGAAATGGTATCCAAAACGGATGGTAGGCCATCGGCATCCATCATGATCAAGCAGTTGCCGGGCTCGAATGCCCAAGAGGTTATCCAAAGGGTTAAGGATCGTATGGCGGAATTAAAAGATGCCACTTTCCCGCCGGGAATGACCTATACCATGGGGTATGATGTATCTCGTTTCTTGAATGCCTCGATTTCCAGTGTATTGATCACCTTAGTGGAGGCCTTTATACTCGTTTTCTTGGTGGTATTCATTTTCCTTCAAGATTTCCGGGCTACCATTATCCCGATCTTGGCGGTTCCTGTATGTTTGATCGGGTCCTTGTTCTTCATGCAGATGATGGGATTCTCCATCAACTTATTGACCTTGTTCGCACTCGTGCTCGCCATTGGTATTGTCGTCGACAACGGTATTGTCGTCGTCGAGGCCGTCTATGCCAAGATGGAGGAGGAACACCTTTCTCCAATGGAAGCAACATTGGCGGCAATGGACGAGGTGGGTTCTGCAGTTATCGCTATTACTTTGGTGATGTCAGCGGTATTTGTTCCCGTCGCCTTCCTGTCCGGTCCTGTTGGGATCTTCTATAGGCAGTTCTCCCTGACCTTGGCAGCTGCGATCGTCATTTCTGGTATCAATGCCTTGACGCTTACCCCTGCACTTTGTGCCATTATCCTGCGTTCACCGCATGATAAAAAACCAAGCAATAACTGGTTGGATCGTTTCTTTAAAGGATTCAACAATGTATATAACAGAATTTCCGGAGGGTACAAAGGGTTGCTTTCCAAGATTGCAGGTCGTCGCATAATCACTTTATTAGGGTTAGTTATTATGTTCATCGCAACTTGGGGTTCCGCAGCAATCCTGCCTTCCGGATTTATTCCTACCGAAGATCAAGGTATGATCTATGTGGCAGTAACTACGCCTCCCGGAGCAACGGTTGACCGTACTGAAGCGGTATTGAATGAAGTTGACAAGATTTCCAGAGAATTGGAAATGGTAGAAACGGTTTCCATCCTCGCTGGATATAGTATCGTAACTGAAGTTTCCGGTGCTTCCTATGGTATGGGGATGATCAACTTGAAGGCTTGGGATGAAAGAAATGAATCGGTAGATGATGTAATGAAAATCCTTCGTGAGAAAACTGCGCATATCGCCGATGCAGAAATCGAATTCTTCCCGCCACCGACCGTACCAGGGTTCGGTAACTCCTCGGGTTTCGAGCTGAGGTTATTGGATAGGTCCGGTAATGAAGACCTGAATCAGACCAATGAAGTCGTAAATGAGTTCATCACTAAATTGGAGCAAGATGAGGTGATCGAAAGTGCTTCAACAACCTTTGATGTTAACTTCCCACAATATATGCTGAAGATTGATTATGATCAGGCGGCCAAAAAGGGAATATCGGTAGAAAATTCAATGAACACCTTGCAAACCCTGTTAGGTAGTTTATATGCGACCAACTTTATCCGCTATGGACAGATGTATAAGGTAATGGTGCAATCCGATGCCTTTGCTAGACAACGTCCAGAGGATGTGTTGAACCTATATGTAAAGACCGAAGAAGGTGAAATGGTTCCTTACTCATCCTTTATGACGATGGAAAGGGTTTATGGTCCGGAGCAGATTACACGTTATAATATGTTTACCTCAGCCATGATCACCGGTCAGGCAGCCCCGGGCTTCAGTTCCGGTCAAGCTATCGAAGCCGTAGAACGCATTTCTGCTGAACTTCCGCAGGGTTATGCCATCGAATGGTCAGGGATGACGCGTGAACAGAAAATTTCAGGTAACCAAGCGGCCTACATCTTCTTGTTATGTTTGGTGTTTGTGTACCTATTGTTGGCGGCTCAATATGAAAGCTTCTTATTGCCTTTGCCTGTATTGTTATGTCTGCCTGCCGGATTGTTCGGAGCATTCCTGTTCCTTAAGGTCTTTGGTCTGGAAAACAATATCTACGCGCAGGTGTCACTGGTCATGTTGATCGGTCTATTGGGTAAGAATGCGATCCTGATCGTGGAATATGCCAACCTGAAACGTAAGCAAGGTATGGATGTGCTGACAGCTTCCATTGAAGGTGCGGTTGCACGTTTGCGCCCAATCTTAATGACATCCTTTGCATTTGCTGCAGGTTTGATCCCGTTGATGCTGGCCAATGGTGCCGGTGCTATAGGTAACAGAACCATTGGTTCTGCTGCAGTAGGAGGTATGGTTATCGGTACTATTATCGGGGTAATCGTAATTCCTGGTTTGGTCGTTCTTTTCTCAAAACGTGAAAAGAAAAAGAAAATCAAGCAAGCTGCGGTTGCTGTAGCGGTACTGCTGTTCATTACCTCTTGTTCAGTGCCTAAAGCAACGGTACAAAAGGATATTTCTCCGACCTTGACCGGACAGGCCGATCAGGTCATGAAAGATTCCAGCTCCGTAGGAAGCTTAGCTTGGCGCAATGTGTTTACGGATGCCCAATTGATTTCTTTAATTGATTCGGCATTGATAAATAACCTGGATGTCCGTCAGGCCATCCACAGGATCGAAATGGCACAAGCTAATTTCAAGTTCCGAAAATCTGCGCTGTATCCTAGTTTGGATGCTGCAGTGGAAGGGGGCTTGAGAAAGTATGGCCATTATACGGAATCGGGAATCGGAAATTATGATTCCAACTTTTCGGATAACCTCAATGATGATGAGAAAATCCCGGAACCTTTCATCCCTGATTATTTTGTGGGTGTCCGTTCTTCTTGGGAATTGGATCTGTGGGGGAAACTGAGAAATAGGAGAGAAGCTGCTTTCTTGAACCTCATGTCCGAAAGTGAATTGAAACGCCTGATCGAAACGGAATTGATTTCATCGATAGCCTCTTCTTATTATGAATTGATGAGCTTAGACGAAAAGATTCAGGTCTATGAAGAGAACATTAAGCTCCATGAACGTGCCCTGGAGATAATCGAAGCACAGAAGGAGGCGGGCCGTGCCGATGAGTTGGCCGTGCAGCAGTTCAAATCACTGTTGTCCCAATCTAAAGCTAATCGTGCGCATGCAGCCCAGGAAATCCTTGCCTATGAACATCAGATCAATTCCCTTTTGGGAAGGGTCTACCAACCTATCGATAGGAATAGCAATGGAATTGGCAGCAATCTCCTGTTCCAAGACCTGACCGTCGGCAATCTGGACGAGCTATTGAATAACCGTCTTGATATCCGCAAAGCGGGCATGGATCTTCAGGCAGGATTCCATGAAATGGAATCTACCCGCTTGGCATTCTTGCCGACCGTGGCGATCTCTCCGTATTTGGGATTGCAGTCTTTCAGCTTTGACAAGCTTTTCAGTTTGGACAAATCTGTGACCTACGGTCTTTTTGGTGGAATTACCATGCCGATCTTCAGGCAGCGCGAATTGAAGTCGGAATATGAAAAAATGAAAGCCTCCTATGGGATAAGCTTTCTGGAATATGAAAAAACCGTCCTGAATGCAGTCAATGAAGTATCCCTGGCCTTGAATACTCAAGATGCCATTGTTGCTCGTGCGATGCATGTGAAGGATCAGGTAGCTGCGTTGGAATCGTCCATCGGAGCTGCGGAAGAACTGTTTATAGCAGGCCGGGTTACCTACCTGGATATCATCACTGCACAAAAAGGCTTGATCGAAGCACAAGTTGCCGATGTGGACATCAACAAGGAGAAGATGCTGAATCAGGTCGTTCTCTATAAAGCCTTAGGTGGTGGATGGCAATAA